The Falco peregrinus isolate bFalPer1 chromosome 1, bFalPer1.pri, whole genome shotgun sequence genome has a window encoding:
- the SMNDC1 gene encoding survival of motor neuron-related-splicing factor 30, with translation MSEDLAKQLASYKAQLQQVEAALSGNAENEDLLKLKKDLQEVIELTKDLLSTQPSETLASSDSSASALPSHSWKVGDRCMAIWSEDGQCYEAEIEEIDEENGTAAVTFAGYGNAEVTPLFNLKPVEEGRKAKEDSGNKPMSKKEMIAQQREYKKKKALKKAQRIKELEQEREDQKVKWQQFNNRAYSKNKKGQVKRSIFASPESVTGKVGVGTCGIADKPMTQYQDTSKYNVRHLMPQ, from the exons ATGTCAGAAGACCTCGCTAAGCAGTTAGCTAGCTACAAAGCTCAGCTTCAGCAAGTTGAGGCTGCCTTATCTGGGAATGCAGAGAATGAAGATTTactaaaactgaagaaagacTTACAG GAAGTCATAGAATTAACCAAAGATCTCCTTTCAACGCAACCTTCGGAAACTCTTGCAAGTTCTGAcagttctgcttctgctctgcccaGTCACTCCTGGAAGGTTGGGGATAGGTGTATGGCAATATGGAGTGAGGATGGACA GTGTTATGAAGCTGAGATTGAAGAAATAGATGAGGAGAATGGAACAGCTGCGGTCACATTTGCTGGATATGGCAATGCTGAAGTTACGCCTCTGTTCAACCTCAAGCCTgtggaagagggaagaaaagcaaaagaggaCAGTGGCAACAAACCCATGTCCAA aaAAGAGATGATAGCCCAGCAACGAGAgtataaaaagaagaaagctttgaaaaaagcTCAGAGAATTAAAGAACTTGAACAGGAACGAGAGGACCAGAAAGTCAAGTGGCAACAGTTTAACAACAGAGCCTATTCTAAGAACAAAAAAGGCcag gtaaaaaggagtatttttgcTTCCCCTGAGAGTGTAACTGGCAAGGTTGGAGTTGGAACATGCGGAATTGCAGACAAACCTATGACACAGTATCAAGATACCTCTAAATATAATGTCAGGCATTTGATGCCTCAGTAA